One window from the genome of Cottoperca gobio chromosome 15, fCotGob3.1, whole genome shotgun sequence encodes:
- the LOC115019990 gene encoding cone cGMP-specific 3',5'-cyclic phosphodiesterase subunit alpha'-like isoform X2, translating into MADKDTVEKFLDNNPEFAMEYYDKKVKADVITAAFNNQVQVKDPASYKTVSAIQEAEFIFELIKEMQNIIPMEKALHKILQRVALLIQADRCSYFGYRSRNGTPELSTILFDVSHNSTFEKNLVNPNVEIVFPTDMGIVGWTAHSKKPQNIADVKKNSHFSDFVDKQTKYTTKCMLTFPLMCEKEPIGVIMALNKQGADEFSKSDNELFNKYMNFASVVALQGYTSCMWDVESRRSQVLLWSASKVFEELTDIERQFHKALYTVRIYIKCERYSVGLLDMTKEKEFFDEWPIKLGDQEPYKGPKTPDGREINFYKIIDYLLEDKEEIKVIPGPPADHWALLSGLPSYVAENGFICNMMNVAGDDYFAFQKEAVDESGWKMKNVLSLPIVNKKEEIVGVITFFNRKDGKPFDENDEQITEALTQFLGWSTLNSDTYDKLNKTEWSKDITQEMLMYQTTATLTDVQTILNTQDKFGSAPEDCDQKEMYKLLRATIPDAKKVELHEFRFSDFPLSELELIKCGIRCFFELGVVEKFKVPAEILTRWMFTVRKGYRDITYHNWRHGFNVGQTMFSLLLTGKLKKYYSDLEAFAMVAAGFCHDIDHRGTNNLYQTKSLSPLAKLHTSSIMERHHLEYSKTLMEDENLNIFQNLQKRQFETVQHLFEVCIIATDLALYFKKRTMFQKIVESVEVMPEEKDRINFISTNATRKEIIMAMMMTACDLSAITKPWEVQSKVALMVSAEFWEQGDMERTILDQQPIPMMDRNHAEELPKMQCGFIDFVCSFVYKEFSRFHIEITPMFDGLKINRGQWRALADVHEAKIKAIEDEKKKLEGGAAKDGGKSKTCVIC; encoded by the exons ATGGCAGACAAAGACACTGTAGAGAAGTTCCTTGACAACAACCCAGAGTTTGCTATGGAGTATTACGACAAGAAAGTCAAGGCAGATGTGATCACTGCTGCCTTCAACAACCAGGTCCAGGTCAAAGACCCAGCCTCTTACAAGACTGTCTCCGCCATCCAGGAGGCTGAGTTCATATTTGAGCTCATAAAGGAGATGCAGAACATCATCCCCATGGAGAAAGCCCTGCATAAAATTCTCCAGAGGGTTGCTCTGCTGATCCAGGCTGATCGCTGCAGCTACTTTGGCTACAGGTCTCGTAACGGCACACCTGAGCTGTCCACCATCCTCTTCGATGTATCACACAATTCCACATTTGAGAAAAATCTTGTGAATCCCAATGTAGAGATTGTTTTTCCCACCGACATGGGAATTGTTGGATGGACGGCACACTCCAAGAAGCCTCAAAACATTGCTGATGTTAAGAAG AACTCTCATTTCAGCGACTTTGTGGATAAGCAGACAAAATATACCACCAAATGCATGCTCACTTTTCCCCTTATGTGTGAAAAGGAACCCATCGGTGTCATCATGGCACTCAACAAACAAGGTGCTGATGAATTTTCAAAGAGCGATAATGAG CTCttcaataaatatatgaacTTTGCTTCTGTGGTCGCACTCCAAGGCTACACTTCTTGCATGTGGGATGTAGAGTCCAGGAGAAGCCAG GTGTTGCTGTGGTCAGCCAGCAAAGTGTTTGAAGAGTTGACGGATATTGAGAGGCAGTTTCACAAAGCCTTGTACACAGTGAGGATATATATCAAGTGTGAGAGATACTCTGTGGGACTCCTGGACATGACCAAAGAAAAG GAATTTTTCGATGAGTGGCCAATCAAACTAGGAGACCAGGAGCCATATAAAGGCCCCAAGACACCTGATGGCAGA GAAATCAACTTCTACAAGATTATTGACTACTTGCTGGAAGACAAAGAGGAGATTAAAGTTATCCC CGGCCCTCCTGCCGACCACTGGGCTCTGCTCAGCGGACTCCCATCATATGTGGCTGAGAATGGATTT ATCTGCAACATGATGAACGTTGCAGGAGATGATTACTTCGCATTTCAG AAAGAAGCGGTGGATGAGAGTGGATGGAAGATGAAGAACGTCCTCTCCCTCCCCATCGTCaacaaaaaggaagaaatagTTGGTGTAATCACTTTCTTCAACAGAAAAGACGGAAAACCTTTTGACGAGAATGATGAACAAATTACAGAA GCTCTAACCCAGTTCCTTGGCTGGTCCACTTTGAATAGCGACACATACGACAAACTGAACAAGACGGAGTGGAGCAAAGACATCACCCAGGAAATGCTCATGTACCAGACAACAGCCACACTCACCGACGTGCAGACCATTCTG AACACTCAAGACAAGTTTGGCTCTGCACCAGAGGACTGTGACCAGAAGGAGATGTACAAACTTTTG AGAGCCACCATCCCCGATGCCAAGAAGGTGGAGCTGCATGAGTTCCGCTTCAGTGACTTCCCCTTGTCCGAGTTGGAACTCATCAAGTGTGGCATCCGCTGCTTCTTTGAGCTCGGTGTGGTAGAGAAGTTCAAAGTCCCAGCTGAG aTCTTGACACGATGGATGTTCACCGTTCGCAAGGGATATCGTGACATCACCTACCACAACTGGAGGCACGGCTTCAACGTTGGACAAACCATGTTCTCTCTGCTGCTA ACGGGTAAACTGAAGAAGTATTACTCCGATCTCGAGGCCTTTGCCATGGTTGCTGCCGGATTCTGCCACGATATTGACCACAGAGGAACCAACAATCTCTACCAGACAAA GAGTTTATCCCCACTGGCAAAACTGCACACCTCCTCAATTATGGAGCGGCATCATCTTGAGTACAGTAAGACACTGATGGAGGATGAG AACCTGAACATCTTCCAAAACCTTCAGAAGCGTCAGTTCGAAACAGTGCAGCATCTGTTTGAAGTTTGCATTATTGCCACCGATCTCGCCCTCTATTTCAA gaaGAGAACAATGTTCCAGAAAATTGTGGAATCTGTGGAGGTGATGCcggaagagaaagacagaatcAACTTCATCTCCACTAATGCAACCAGGAAGGAAATTATCAT GGCAATGATGATGACGGCTTGTGACCTGTCAGCTATTACAAAGCCATGGGAGGTTCAGAGCAAG GTCGCTCTAATGGTGTCAGCAGAATTTTGGGAGCAAGGAGACATGGAAAGGACCATCCTTGATCAGCAGCCTATT ccaaTGATGGACAGAAATCATGCTGAAGAGCTGCCTAAGATGCAGTGTGGTTTCATCGACTTTGTCTGCTCCTTTGTCTACAAG gagtTTTCTCGCTTCCACATAGAGATCACCCCGATGTTCGATGGGCTGAAGATCAACAGGGGTCAGTGGAGAGCTCTGGCGGACGTCCACGAGGCCAAGATAAAAGCCATCGAAGACGAGAAGAAAAAGCTGGaaggtggag CAGCTAAAGATGGCGGGAAGTCGAAGACATGCGTTATCTGCTAG
- the LOC115019763 gene encoding leucine-rich glioma-inactivated protein 1-like, translating into MMENTRKMFKRSAWLCVLVVVSVLLVVDSKRPRQPRCPSSCTCTKDNALCESAGLIPRSFPPDVISLSFVKSEFTEIPKESFIHTPALHLLLFTANNLESIDEDAFLGLPHLEYLFIENNQIKSISPNAFRGLKTLVHLSLAYNNLDTLPKDLFKGLEALTKVDLRGNQFTCDCKLKWLVEWIYSTNATVDQIYCKGPASKLDKKINDLVPQSFDCITTEFASYQSLKFESISVEAFSFENDQYVVFAQPFIGKCSFLEWDHVEMVFRNFDDIDSTSTVICKPLVIDNQLFVIVAQLFGGSHIYKRDTSANKFIKLQGIDILKIRKPNDVETFRIDGESFFVIADSSKAGSTTIYKWNGNGFYSHQSLHPWYRDTDVEFMEISSKPHLILSSSSQRPVIYQWNKSTKLFDRRTDIPEMEDVYAVKHFQVKSDLFICLTRFIGDSKVMHWDGALFRELQTVPSRGSMVFQPFSVGSWQYAILGSDYSFTQVYRWDAKKGEFVHFQEVNIQAPRAFSPVSIDNRQFLLASSFKGKTQIYEHLVIDLSN; encoded by the exons ATGATGGAAAATACACGCAAGATGTTCAAAAGATCGGCCTGGCTTTGCGTACTTGTAGTGGTTTCTGTTTTACTTGTAGTTGACAGCAAGAGACCCAGACAGCCTCGCTGTCCCTCATCATGTACATGTACCAAAGATAACGCGTTGTGCGAAAGCGCAGGACTGATCCCTCGCAGCTTTCCCCCCGATGTCATATCACT ATCATTCGTCAAGTCTGAATTCACCGAAATCCCGAAAGAGAGCTTCATCCACACGCCTGCCCTACATCTCCT CCTCTTCACAGCCAACAACCTGGAATCTATAGACGAGGATGCTTTCCTCGGTCTTCCTCATCTGGAGTATCT GTTCATCGAGAACAACCAAATCAAATCGATTTCACCCAATGCTTTCCGTGGCCTGAAAACCCTGGTGCATCT GAGTCTGGCCTACAATAATCTGGACACTCTGCCCAAAGATTTATTCAAGGGTCTTGAGGCCTTGACGAAAGT AGACTTGCGAGGGAACCAGTTTACCTGTGACTGTAAGCTGAAGTGGTTGGTGGAGTGGATATACAGCACCAATGCTACAGTGGATCAGATTTACTGTAAAGGCCCGGCCTCAAAGCTGGACAAGAAGATCAATGATCTGGTGCCACAGTCCTTCGACTGCATCACCACAG AGTTTGCTTCCTACCAGTCCCTGAAGTTTGAATCCATATCTGTGGAGGCCTTTTCCTTTGAGAATGACCAGTATGTGGTGTTTGCCCAGCCCTTCATAGGGAAGTGCAGCTTTCTAGAGTGGGATCATGTGGAGATGGTTTTCAGAAACTTTGACGACATTGACA GCACATCCACAGTCATTTGCAAACCTCTGGTCATTGACAACCAGCTCTTTGTCATTGTGGCTCAGCTGTTTGGCGGCTCACACATCTATAAGCGTGACACCTCTGCCAACAAATTCATCAAGCTCCAAGGCATTGACATTCTCAAAATCCGCAAACCGAACGATGTTGAGACTTTCCGCATCGATGGAGAATCGTTCTTCGTCATAGCAGACAGCTCCAAGGCCGGCTCCACCACCATCTACAAGTGGAACGGCAATGGCTTCTACTCTCACCAATCGCTCCACCCGTGGTACCGGGACACCGATGTGGAGTTCATGGAGATCTCCTCCAAACCTCACCTGATCCTGTCCAGCAGCTCCCAGAGGCCGGTCATCTACCAGTGGAACAAAAGCACCAAGCTGTTTGACAGACGCACCGACATCCCAGAGATGGAGGACGTCTACGCTGTGAAGCACTTTCAAGTCAAATCGGACCTCTTCATCTGTCTGACGCGTTTCATCGGCGACTCCAAAGTGATGCACTGGGACGGGGCCCTCTTTAGAGAATTGCAGACGGTGCCCTCCCGTGGCTCCATGGTGTTCCAGCCGTTCTCTGTGGGCAGCTGGCAGTACGCCATCCTGGGAAGCGATTACTCTTTCACCCAGGTGTACCGCTGGGATGCCAAGAAGGGCGAGTTTGTCCATTTCCAGGAGGTGAACATCCAGGCGCCGAGGGCCTTCTCTCCAGTCTCCATAGACAACCGGCAGTTCCTGCTGGCCTCCAGTTTCAAAGGGAAAACTCAGATTTATGAGCACCTGGTCATTGATCTGAGCAACTGA